DNA sequence from the Pseudoglutamicibacter cumminsii genome:
GCCGGCGGTTTCTCTGGGGCCTATGGTTACCGCGAAGAACTCAAGACGGTTCCACGCACGTTCCTGCGTCTTCTTCCGGCATCGCTTATGGGTGGGTTGTGTGGCGCGGCGTTGCTTCTGAACGTTCCGGATGATGTCTTCGATTGGGTTGCTCCCGCGCTCATTGTTTTCGCGCTGGTGTTGGTGATTTTTCAGCCGCGGCTTTCTGCCGCAGTTAAGGCCCGCGCCGGCTCGACGCAATTGCGTACCCCGGACCACCAGCAGTTGTCGCCGCTGCTGTATGTGTTGGTGTTTCTTACGGGTGTCTATGGTGGGTTTTTCACTGCCGCGCAGGGCGTTATTTTGTTCGCGATCTTCGGCGTGATGCTGTTTGGTTCGTTGCAACAGTCGAATGCGCTCAAGGTTGGGTTGACGTTGGTCGTGAATATTGTGGCCGCGCTCAGCTACTTGGTGTTTGCGTGGGACAGGATTTCGTGGCCCGTGGTTTTGATGGTCGCGGCTGGTTCGACCGTGGGTGGTTGGATCGGTGGGCGAGTGGGCCGCAAACTCTCTCCCTCGGTTTTGCGTGGCACCATCGTGGTGATCGGTCTTGTGGCTGTTGTGTCGATGGGGTACAAGCTTTTCGCGTAGGGGGCATGGGAAACCCACACGTATAACCGGACCCAGGAGACGCAACGCGCCCGGCTCAGTGTGCTATCTGCCCGTTGACCATGTAGACTTGTAAAGCTGTTCACGCACGTGCGCGTGCCTGAACGCCACCGAAACCATCGCGACTGGCAAAATCCAGGCGCACTAGAACTTTTAAGGTGCAGATATATGAAGGCTGAAATTCACCCAACGTACGAGCCGGTCGTTTTCCGTGACCTGGCTTCCGGCGAGAAGTACTTGACTCGCTCGACCATGACTTCCGACAAGACCATCGAGTGGGAGGACGGCAACACCTACCCGGTTGTTGACGTTGAAATCTCCGCGGCATCGCACCCGTTCTACACGGGTAAGCAGCGCATTATGGACTCCGCTGGTCGTGTGGAGCGCTTCAACCAGCGCTTCAAGGGCTTTGGCGGCAAGCGCTAAACTCTGCATCGCAAGATTTGTTGCGCTCACATTGTGAAGCGCTCCGATTGAAGGGGCTGGCACCTGAAGGTGTCGGCCCCTTCTGCATGCCGGCGTTAGGGTAGAAGCATGAGCAGCAGCGTGAACAGCAAGCAGTCGGAGTTTACTCATCACGGCGAGTACAAGGTCCCTGGAGGCAAGCTCGTGGTGGCGGACCTAGCGGTGGCGGGGGACCGCATCGAGCGCGCGATGATTAACGGCGATTTCTTCCTTGAACCTGACGAGGCGTTGGCGGATATCAACGGTGCGATCGAGAGGCTCGATGCGAGAGCTAGCCATTCTTCGATCGTTGAGGCTGTTGAAGCTGGACTTCGTGAGGACGCGGTCATGTTCGGCTTTGACGCGCACGCCGTTGCCACAGCGGTGCGGCGCGCGTTGGGGCACGCGACGACGT
Encoded proteins:
- a CDS encoding TSUP family transporter, with protein sequence MGEWELWQLALIFLSGLWAGTINTVVGSGTLVTFPVLVSMGMNPVNAVVSNAMGLVAGGFSGAYGYREELKTVPRTFLRLLPASLMGGLCGAALLLNVPDDVFDWVAPALIVFALVLVIFQPRLSAAVKARAGSTQLRTPDHQQLSPLLYVLVFLTGVYGGFFTAAQGVILFAIFGVMLFGSLQQSNALKVGLTLVVNIVAALSYLVFAWDRISWPVVLMVAAGSTVGGWIGGRVGRKLSPSVLRGTIVVIGLVAVVSMGYKLFA
- a CDS encoding type B 50S ribosomal protein L31, giving the protein MKAEIHPTYEPVVFRDLASGEKYLTRSTMTSDKTIEWEDGNTYPVVDVEISAASHPFYTGKQRIMDSAGRVERFNQRFKGFGGKR